A region from the Serinibacter arcticus genome encodes:
- a CDS encoding aldo/keto reductase, with amino-acid sequence MDHVTLNNGVTMPILGFGVYQVGPEETHAAVAAALDAGYRLLDTAAAYGNEEAVGAAIAASGVPREELFVTTTLWVQDAGEEHTLRAFDASLTKLGLDHVDLYLIHQPFGDYYSEWRAMEKIHAQGRARAIGVSNFSAARLLDLALNNEVVPAVNQIETNPFHQRTEYHELLRSEGVQIESWGPFAEGRNGMFANPHLTEIGAAHGKSVAQVVLRWLLQRGVVAIPKTVSPERMAQNLDVFDFVLSDADMARIATLDEGGSQFFDHDDPEMVRRLSTHRLG; translated from the coding sequence ATGGATCACGTCACCCTCAACAACGGCGTCACGATGCCGATCCTCGGCTTCGGCGTCTACCAGGTCGGCCCCGAGGAGACCCACGCCGCCGTGGCAGCCGCGCTCGACGCGGGCTACCGCCTCCTGGACACGGCCGCGGCCTACGGCAACGAGGAGGCCGTCGGCGCGGCGATCGCGGCGTCGGGCGTCCCGCGCGAGGAGCTGTTCGTCACGACCACGCTGTGGGTCCAGGACGCCGGCGAGGAGCACACCCTCCGTGCCTTCGACGCCTCGCTGACCAAGCTCGGCCTCGACCACGTCGACCTCTACCTGATCCACCAGCCGTTCGGCGACTACTACTCCGAGTGGCGCGCGATGGAGAAGATCCACGCGCAGGGCCGGGCCCGGGCGATCGGCGTCTCGAACTTCTCGGCCGCCCGCCTCCTGGACCTCGCGCTCAACAACGAGGTCGTGCCCGCCGTCAACCAGATCGAGACGAACCCGTTCCACCAGCGCACCGAGTACCACGAGCTGCTCCGGAGCGAGGGGGTGCAGATCGAGTCGTGGGGCCCGTTCGCCGAGGGGCGGAACGGGATGTTCGCCAATCCTCACCTCACCGAGATCGGGGCGGCCCACGGGAAGTCTGTCGCCCAGGTCGTGCTGCGGTGGCTCCTGCAGCGCGGCGTCGTCGCCATCCCCAAGACCGTCAGCCCCGAGCGCATGGCGCAGAACCTCGACGTGTTCGACTTCGTCCTCAGCGACGCCGACATGGCCAGGATCGCGACGCTCGACGAGGGCGGCTCGCAGTTCTTCGACCACGACGACCCCGAGATGGTGCGCCGGCTGAGCACCCACCGGCTGGGCTGA